A window of Sphingobacterium sp. SRCM116780 contains these coding sequences:
- a CDS encoding EVE domain-containing protein produces the protein MNYFLVKSEPFKYSWEQFNKDGQTFWDGVRNYQARNNLKAMKEGDLVLFYHSNEGKEVVGIAKVIKEYYQDPTTEDTKWVVVDLAPVETFKKAVTLEQIKADEFLQDVALVRQGRLSVMPLKAEEFDRIVALGTE, from the coding sequence ATGAATTACTTTTTAGTCAAATCAGAACCTTTCAAATATAGTTGGGAACAATTTAATAAAGATGGTCAAACCTTCTGGGATGGTGTGCGTAATTATCAAGCACGTAACAATCTAAAAGCAATGAAAGAAGGCGACCTTGTTTTATTCTATCACAGCAATGAAGGAAAAGAAGTAGTCGGTATTGCAAAAGTCATAAAAGAGTATTACCAAGATCCTACGACAGAAGATACCAAATGGGTTGTTGTAGACCTAGCACCTGTAGAAACATTTAAAAAGGCAGTAACTTTGGAACAAATTAAGGCAGATGAGTTTTTACAAGATGTTGCCCTGGTGCGCCAAGGACGGTTGTCCGTGATGCCGTTGAAAGCGGAAGAATTTGATCGTATCGTCGCTTTAGGTACTGAATAG
- the gldC gene encoding gliding motility protein GldC — protein MKKAEIKLQIELDEANVPDTITWSSSDGESSDELPAKAMFLALWDSAYKNSMRIDLWTKDMPYDEMKRFFYETLQTMGDSFLRSSGGDPMAEKIIADLRDYCAHFADKMEVLEQQN, from the coding sequence ATGAAAAAAGCAGAAATAAAATTACAAATTGAATTGGATGAAGCAAATGTTCCTGACACCATTACCTGGTCTTCTAGTGATGGAGAATCATCTGATGAACTCCCTGCAAAAGCCATGTTTTTAGCTTTATGGGACTCAGCATATAAGAATTCAATGCGTATCGATTTATGGACTAAAGATATGCCTTATGATGAAATGAAACGTTTCTTTTATGAGACACTTCAGACGATGGGCGATTCATTTTTACGCTCTTCTGGAGGAGACCCTATGGCAGAAAAAATTATTGCTGATTTACGTGATTATTGTGCACATTTTGCTGATAAAATGGAAGTATTGGAACAACAAAACTAA